Within Cnuibacter physcomitrellae, the genomic segment GCCGCCGACCGCGGCATCGACGCGGTGCTCGCCGCGGCTCAGTCCGTGCTCATGGGGCAGGACGACGTCGACCTCGACTACCTCGCCGTGGTCGACCCGCGCACGTTCCTGCCCGTCGACGACGACTACACCGGTCGCGCCACCGTCCTCGTCGCGGCACGCGTCGGCGGGGTGCGCCTCATCGACAACGAGCCCATCTACCTCGGTCACGCCTGAGCCATCTCGGACACGCGTGCCGCCTCGGTCGCGTGTGAGCCATCTCGGTCACACGTCAGCCATCTCGGTCAGGCGAGCCGCCTCGGTCACGCGTGAGCCGCCTCGGTCGCGCCTGACCCCGCCCGCCGTGAGCGCACGTCCGCAGACCCCCCCGGGCTCGGCCGGCAGGGCGCCCTCGGTAGGATCGACGTGTGACAGAGGACACCACCGCCACGCCCGCCACCGCCCTCGAGACCCCGGGCGACGCCGCCACCGAGCAGGACGTCACGGAGCAGGATGTCTCCGAGCAGAAGGCCGTGCGACTGGGCAAGCGCGAGCGGCTGAACGCCGGCCCGGGCGCCTACCCGGTGAGCGTCCCCGTCACCACCACCATCCCTGAGGTCCGCGCGCTCTGGCAGCACCTGCAGCCCGGCGAGGAGAGCGGCGAGGTCGTCGGCCTCGCCGGCCGCGTGGTCAACCTCCGCAACACCGGCCGTCTCTGCTTCGTGTCCCTGCAGGCCGGCGACGGCACGCGCATCCAGGGCATGGTGTCGCAGGCGAAGGTGGGCGCGGAGTCGCTCGCCGAGTTCAAGGAGCTCGTCGACCTCGGCGACCACCTGTTCGTCCACGGCGAGGTCATCGCGAGCCGCACCGGCGAGCTCAGCGTCATGGCGGATGCGTGGCAGATCGCCGCCAAGGCCATCCTCCCGCTGCCCAACCTCTACACCGAGCTCAACGAGGAGACGAGGATGCGCTCCCGCTACCTCGACCTCATCCAGCGCGACCAGGCGCGCCAGACCGTGCGCACGCGTGCGGCGGCGATGGCGAGCCTGCGGGCGACGTTCGCCGACCGGCACTACCTCGAGATCGAGACGCCGATGCTGCAGACGATCCACGGCGGCGCGGCCGCGCGTCCGTTCGTGACGCACTCGAACGCATTCGACACCGAGCTCTACCTGCGCATCGCGCCCGAGCTCTTCCTCAAGCGCGCGGTGGTCGGCGGCATCGACCGGGTGTTCGAGATCAACCGCAACTTCCGCAACGAAGGCGCCGACTCCACGCACAGCCCCGAGTTCGCGATGCTCGAGGCGTACGAGGCCTACGGCGACTACAACACCATGGCCGAGCTCACCCAGACCCTCGTGCAGAACGCGGCCCAGGCCGTGTCGGGCTCGCACGTCGTGACCTGGGCCGACGGCACCGAGTACGACCTCGGCGGCGAGTGGGACCGCATCGACATGTACGGCTCCCTCTCGGAGGCGGCCGGCGTCGAGATCACGCCCGCCACGAGCCTGGCGGAGCTCGAGGCGCTCGCCGCGAGCGTCGGCGTCGAGGTGCACCTGCCCAACCACGGCAAGCTCGTCGAGGAGCTGTGGGAGCACTTCGTGAAGGGCGGCCTCACCCGCCCGACCTTCGTGATGGACTTCCCCGTCGAGACCAGCCCGCTCACCCGGGCGCACCGGTCGAAGCCCGGCGTGGTCGAGAAGTGGGACCTCTACGTGCGCGGGTTCGAGCTCGCCACGGCGTACTCCGAGCTCGTCGACCCCGTCATCCAGCGCGAGCGCTTCGTCGAGCAGGCGCGCCAGGCCGCGGCGGGCGACGTCGAGGCGATGCGCCTCGACGAGGACTTCCTCCGCGCGCTCGAGTTCGGCATGCCCCCGTCGGGCGGCATGGGCATGGGCAT encodes:
- the lysS gene encoding lysine--tRNA ligase → MRLGKRERLNAGPGAYPVSVPVTTTIPEVRALWQHLQPGEESGEVVGLAGRVVNLRNTGRLCFVSLQAGDGTRIQGMVSQAKVGAESLAEFKELVDLGDHLFVHGEVIASRTGELSVMADAWQIAAKAILPLPNLYTELNEETRMRSRYLDLIQRDQARQTVRTRAAAMASLRATFADRHYLEIETPMLQTIHGGAAARPFVTHSNAFDTELYLRIAPELFLKRAVVGGIDRVFEINRNFRNEGADSTHSPEFAMLEAYEAYGDYNTMAELTQTLVQNAAQAVSGSHVVTWADGTEYDLGGEWDRIDMYGSLSEAAGVEITPATSLAELEALAASVGVEVHLPNHGKLVEELWEHFVKGGLTRPTFVMDFPVETSPLTRAHRSKPGVVEKWDLYVRGFELATAYSELVDPVIQRERFVEQARQAAAGDVEAMRLDEDFLRALEFGMPPSGGMGMGIDRLLMALTGLGIRETILFPLVK